Proteins encoded within one genomic window of Actinomycetota bacterium:
- the hppD gene encoding 4-hydroxyphenylpyruvate dioxygenase translates to MADLFDNPMGLMGFEFVEFASPTAGLLEPIFERMGFTLVARHRSKDVVLYRQGDINFIINREPKSVAGYFAAEHGPCACGMAFRVKDSHHAYRRAIELGAQPIELHPGPMELNLPAIKGIGGAPLYLIDRFEEGKSIYDIDFDFIDGVDRHPLGHGLKLIDHLTHNVYRGRMAFWGAFYERLFNFRKIRYFDIQGEYTGLTSRAMTAPDGKIRIPLNEESKQGGGQIEEFLLKFNGEGIQHIALICDDLLATVDKLALAGVPLMTAPSESYYEMLDGRLPGHGQPVAELQTRGILLDGSTEGGTPRLLLQIFSQPQLGPVFFEFIQRKGDEGFGEGNFKALFESLERDQVRRGVLDVKA, encoded by the coding sequence ATGGCTGATTTATTCGACAACCCGATGGGCCTGATGGGCTTTGAATTCGTGGAGTTCGCCTCACCTACTGCAGGCCTGCTGGAGCCCATTTTTGAGCGCATGGGCTTCACCCTGGTGGCCAGGCACCGCTCCAAAGATGTGGTGCTGTACCGCCAGGGTGACATCAACTTCATCATCAACCGCGAACCCAAAAGCGTCGCCGGCTACTTTGCCGCCGAACACGGCCCCTGCGCCTGCGGCATGGCGTTTCGTGTCAAAGACTCGCACCATGCTTATAGACGTGCCATCGAGTTAGGTGCGCAGCCGATTGAACTGCATCCTGGCCCGATGGAGCTGAATTTACCCGCCATCAAAGGCATTGGCGGTGCACCGCTGTATTTGATCGACCGTTTTGAGGAGGGCAAATCGATCTACGACATTGACTTTGACTTCATCGATGGTGTGGATCGTCACCCGCTGGGCCATGGCCTCAAACTCATCGACCACCTGACCCACAATGTCTACCGTGGCCGCATGGCCTTCTGGGGCGCGTTCTACGAGCGGCTGTTCAATTTCCGTAAAATCCGCTATTTCGACATCCAGGGCGAATACACCGGGCTGACCTCGCGCGCCATGACCGCACCCGACGGCAAGATCCGCATTCCGCTGAACGAGGAATCGAAGCAGGGCGGCGGCCAGATCGAAGAATTCCTGCTGAAGTTCAACGGCGAAGGCATCCAGCACATTGCGCTGATCTGCGACGACCTGTTGGCGACGGTGGACAAGCTGGCGCTGGCGGGCGTGCCGCTGATGACGGCACCAAGCGAGAGCTACTACGAGATGCTGGACGGCCGTCTGCCCGGCCACGGTCAGCCGGTGGCTGAATTGCAGACGCGCGGCATTTTGCTCGATGGCAGCACGGAAGGTGGCACGCCGCGCCTGTTGCTGCAGATTTTCTCGCAGCCGCAACTCGGCCCGGTGTTCTTCGAATTCATCCAGCGCAAGGGCGACGAGGGCTTTGGCGAAGGCAATTTCAAGGCGTTGTTCGAGTCGCTGGAGCGCGACCAGGTGCGCCGCGGCGTGCTCGACGTGAAGGCTTGA
- a CDS encoding adenosine deaminase produces MTDTHPSPRAAESDVNPSAAVQQFLHAIPKVELHCHLLGTVRQETFRDLARREKAPLTDEEITAFYTRGEKPVGVLRVLRSLDAYLLKTPDDLHRITYEYLRDAASHQVRYAEFFWNPTGTVRESGMSYLQAQTAMVRAIADARRDAGIIGRLLPSIDREASPRDALEMVQWMSAHRCDEVPGMGIDYREVDRPPELFTEAYAAARRAGFRTTAHAGEFGMPWTNVKTAVEQLHVDRIDHGYTIVDAPEFARECVARDLVFTVVPTNSYYLRTLAPQRWALDHPIRRMHQLGLALHPNTDDPTLHHVTPTQAWLMMHRDFGFSLDELRDCMLHGLTAAWIDDSTRRAWRTDFTAAFDHLRRLHQV; encoded by the coding sequence ATGACGGACACCCACCCATCACCCAGAGCCGCTGAATCGGACGTCAATCCATCCGCAGCGGTGCAGCAATTTTTGCATGCCATCCCGAAGGTCGAGCTGCATTGCCACCTGCTGGGCACCGTGCGGCAAGAGACTTTCCGCGATCTGGCGCGGCGCGAAAAAGCGCCTTTGACGGATGAGGAGATCACCGCCTTCTATACCCGTGGCGAGAAACCGGTGGGTGTGCTGCGCGTGCTGCGTTCGCTCGATGCCTATCTGCTTAAAACGCCTGACGACCTGCACCGCATCACCTATGAATACCTGCGGGACGCGGCCAGTCACCAGGTGCGCTACGCCGAGTTTTTCTGGAACCCGACCGGCACGGTGCGCGAGTCCGGCATGTCCTACCTGCAGGCGCAGACCGCGATGGTACGCGCTATCGCGGACGCCCGGCGTGATGCCGGCATCATCGGTCGGCTGCTGCCCTCGATTGACCGCGAGGCCTCGCCACGCGACGCGCTGGAGATGGTGCAGTGGATGAGCGCCCACCGCTGCGACGAAGTGCCGGGCATGGGCATCGACTACCGCGAAGTGGACCGTCCGCCCGAGTTGTTTACCGAGGCCTATGCGGCCGCGCGGCGCGCCGGGTTCAGGACCACCGCCCATGCCGGCGAATTCGGCATGCCCTGGACCAATGTAAAAACCGCCGTGGAGCAACTGCATGTGGACCGGATCGACCATGGCTACACCATCGTGGACGCGCCTGAATTTGCACGCGAATGTGTGGCGCGGGATCTGGTGTTCACCGTGGTGCCGACCAATTCGTATTACCTGCGCACGCTGGCCCCGCAGCGCTGGGCGCTCGACCACCCGATTCGCCGGATGCACCAGCTGGGTCTGGCGCTGCACCCCAACACCGACGACCCGACGCTGCACCATGTCACGCCGACCCAGGCCTGGCTGATGATGCACCGTGACTTTGGCTTCTCGCTGGACGAACTGCGCGACTGTATGCTGCACGGCCTGACGGCCGCCTGGATCGACGACAGCACGCGCCGCGCCTGGCGCACTGACTTCACGGCCGCGTTCGACCATCTGCGGCGCCTGCACCAGGTTTAG
- a CDS encoding nucleoside hydrolase, giving the protein MQHVWIDTDMGFDDLAAVLTVAHTPGWVIDGLSLVAGNAPMDVVLDNALRAAAFFDWTFPLHRGCERPLIGELVTAQNILGQDAMKSAGGSLPLQRAALASDDAVAALVRYLEHASQPVTVLALGPLTNLATVLLTRPELAARVGQLVWMGGSAGPGNHTAAAEFNAAVDPEAIQTMLDGGMPLQMVGLDACRQVRVHAADAQALRETGTARGALLADLLLGYIRIASPDGSAPMALYDPTAAAALVTPAGMVFRPAHVVAELEGRHTRGMTVVEWRVPRRAVANAQVASTADESRLRQVVLDALHRAAHRKG; this is encoded by the coding sequence ATGCAACACGTCTGGATCGATACCGACATGGGCTTCGACGACCTCGCAGCCGTCTTGACCGTGGCCCACACGCCGGGCTGGGTGATCGACGGCCTGTCGCTGGTGGCGGGCAACGCGCCCATGGACGTGGTGCTTGACAACGCGCTGCGCGCCGCAGCCTTCTTTGACTGGACTTTTCCCCTGCACCGCGGCTGCGAACGGCCACTCATCGGGGAACTGGTCACGGCGCAAAATATCCTGGGACAGGATGCCATGAAATCGGCCGGGGGCAGCCTGCCGCTTCAACGCGCGGCGCTGGCGTCCGACGATGCGGTGGCGGCGCTCGTCCGCTACCTGGAACACGCCAGCCAGCCAGTCACCGTGCTGGCCCTCGGCCCCCTGACCAACCTGGCCACCGTGCTGCTGACCCGCCCCGAATTGGCAGCGCGGGTGGGCCAGCTGGTGTGGATGGGCGGCAGCGCCGGGCCGGGCAACCATACGGCGGCGGCGGAGTTCAACGCGGCGGTGGACCCCGAGGCTATTCAAACGATGCTGGACGGCGGGATGCCACTGCAGATGGTCGGACTTGATGCCTGCCGCCAGGTGCGCGTGCATGCCGCCGATGCACAGGCCCTGCGCGAGACCGGCACGGCGCGCGGCGCGCTGCTGGCCGATTTGCTGCTGGGTTACATCCGGATTGCCAGCCCGGATGGCAGCGCACCGATGGCCCTGTATGACCCTACGGCGGCAGCGGCCTTGGTGACGCCCGCGGGCATGGTGTTCCGGCCGGCCCATGTGGTGGCCGAGCTGGAGGGACGACACACACGCGGCATGACCGTGGTGGAGTGGCGTGTGCCGCGCCGCGCCGTCGCCAATGCGCAGGTGGCCAGCACGGCTGACGAATCGCGGTTGCGCCAGGTCGTGCTTGATGCCTTGCACCGTGCCGCCCATCGGAAGGGGTGA
- a CDS encoding ABC transporter ATP-binding protein, producing the protein MSSSFLSLEDLTLAYGGQVAVERLNLSVREGELLALLGPSGCGKTTTMRAIAGLLTPQQGRILLDGQDITRLPPNQREVGLVFQSYALFPHLSVFENVAFGLRLRNVTGDEMKRRAMEAIDMVGLNGFERRLPRELSGGQQQRVALARSVVVRPRLLLLDEPLSNLDARLRLEMRSELQRLQRELGVTMMYVTHDQVEALALADRVVVMRAGRIAQQGPPADIYERPTSAFVAQFVGIENVFRVNSEGLKGATGTLPWPSGAGSALPAAAHALAWRPRSVLLGQGPHEGRVMGVSYLGEAVEYLIECSAGPLKAQTLPQAPRFAVQASVRFDLPLQDAVHLQED; encoded by the coding sequence GTGTCTTCGTCATTTTTATCCCTTGAAGACCTCACGCTGGCCTACGGCGGGCAAGTGGCGGTCGAGCGCCTGAACCTGTCGGTGCGTGAAGGTGAATTGCTGGCGCTGCTGGGCCCGTCAGGCTGCGGCAAAACCACCACCATGCGCGCCATTGCCGGGCTGCTGACACCGCAGCAGGGGCGCATCCTGCTGGACGGACAGGACATCACGCGGCTGCCACCCAACCAGCGCGAGGTCGGACTGGTGTTCCAGTCGTACGCGCTGTTTCCGCATTTGTCGGTGTTCGAGAACGTGGCCTTCGGCCTGCGACTGAGAAACGTGACCGGCGATGAGATGAAACGCCGCGCCATGGAAGCCATCGACATGGTGGGGTTGAATGGCTTCGAGCGGCGCCTGCCGCGCGAACTGTCGGGTGGCCAGCAACAGCGGGTGGCATTGGCGCGCTCGGTGGTGGTGCGGCCGCGCTTGCTGCTGCTGGACGAACCGCTGTCCAACCTCGACGCCCGCCTGCGGCTGGAAATGCGCAGTGAGTTGCAGCGCCTGCAGCGCGAGCTGGGTGTGACCATGATGTACGTCACGCACGATCAGGTCGAGGCACTGGCGCTGGCCGACCGCGTGGTGGTGATGCGTGCGGGCCGCATTGCGCAGCAGGGCCCGCCGGCTGATATTTATGAGCGCCCGACCTCGGCCTTTGTGGCGCAATTCGTGGGGATTGAAAATGTGTTTCGCGTGAACAGCGAGGGGCTCAAAGGTGCGACCGGCACCCTGCCCTGGCCGTCGGGTGCCGGGTCGGCGCTGCCCGCAGCGGCCCATGCGCTGGCCTGGCGTCCGCGCAGCGTGCTGCTGGGTCAGGGGCCACATGAAGGCCGGGTGATGGGCGTGTCTTACCTGGGCGAGGCGGTCGAGTACCTGATTGAATGCAGCGCCGGACCCCTCAAGGCGCAAACCCTGCCGCAGGCACCACGTTTTGCCGTCCAGGCCAGCGTGCGTTTTGACTTGCCGCTGCAAGACGCCGTCCACCTGCAGGAAGACTGA
- a CDS encoding ABC transporter permease produces MRVTGWAVLLAVIVFLLGPFLVIAAAGLSAGDTLAFPPQGLSLKWVYAVFAMENFRASFVLSLELAVGSTLLALLLGVPAAYGLSRYQVPGREIIRTIVLTPVIVPGIIVGLALLRHAVIPLGLSVATALVLAHTVLIVPYAVRVVTASLENLRTDVEEAAVMLGATRLGTFFRIVLPNIRNGILAAFILGFVTSFNQVPVSLFLTGPGITTLPIDMLSAMEFVYDPSIAALSALMALMSMAIVLLAERLLGLSRYV; encoded by the coding sequence ATGCGGGTGACCGGATGGGCCGTACTACTGGCCGTGATTGTGTTTTTACTCGGACCCTTTCTGGTGATTGCGGCGGCCGGCCTGTCGGCGGGCGACACGCTGGCGTTTCCACCGCAGGGCCTGTCGCTCAAATGGGTTTATGCGGTCTTCGCGATGGAGAACTTTCGCGCCAGTTTCGTCCTGTCGCTGGAACTGGCGGTGGGCTCCACGCTGCTGGCCCTGCTGCTGGGGGTGCCGGCCGCCTACGGACTCTCGCGTTACCAGGTGCCGGGGCGCGAAATCATCCGCACCATCGTACTGACGCCGGTGATCGTGCCTGGCATCATTGTCGGCCTGGCACTGCTGCGCCACGCCGTCATCCCCCTGGGCCTGTCGGTCGCCACCGCGCTGGTGTTGGCCCATACCGTGCTGATCGTGCCGTATGCGGTGCGCGTGGTCACGGCCAGCCTGGAGAACCTGCGCACCGATGTGGAGGAAGCCGCCGTCATGCTGGGGGCCACCCGCCTGGGCACGTTTTTCCGGATCGTGCTGCCCAATATCCGCAACGGCATCCTGGCGGCCTTCATTCTTGGGTTCGTGACCTCCTTCAACCAGGTGCCGGTGTCGCTGTTCCTGACCGGGCCGGGCATCACCACCCTGCCGATCGACATGCTGTCGGCCATGGAGTTTGTCTACGACCCGTCGATTGCCGCGCTGTCGGCACTGATGGCCTTGATGTCGATGGCCATTGTGCTGCTGGCCGAACGTTTGCTGGGGTTGTCACGCTATGTCTGA
- a CDS encoding ABC transporter permease — MFDNRRIGMALAVPAVLFIALAFLVPVAVLLSGSVATADGWGLGRFTEFFADSLYREVVWRTIRLGALVTLTCAALGYVAALAIVQAGPTWKGRFVGLIVLPLMISPVARTYAWIVILGRTGMANQLITGLGLSAEPLRLLFTETAVFIGLVQLFLPLMVLSLVSALENLPADVVPAARVLGAGWMPVFFRVILPLTREGLVTGGTLVFTGAITAYITPAVLGGSKVLMLETLLYQRVSVSNDFVSASVIAVILIAMGVAAHTLLKRAAKARAR; from the coding sequence ATGTTTGACAATCGCCGTATCGGCATGGCGCTGGCCGTGCCCGCCGTCCTGTTCATCGCGCTGGCTTTTCTGGTGCCGGTGGCCGTTCTGCTGTCGGGCAGCGTGGCCACGGCCGACGGCTGGGGGCTGGGTCGCTTCACCGAATTTTTTGCCGATTCGCTGTACCGCGAAGTGGTGTGGCGCACCATCCGTCTGGGCGCACTGGTCACACTGACCTGCGCAGCGCTGGGTTATGTGGCGGCGCTGGCCATCGTGCAGGCCGGACCGACCTGGAAGGGCCGTTTTGTCGGATTGATCGTGCTGCCACTGATGATCTCGCCGGTGGCACGGACCTACGCCTGGATCGTGATTCTCGGGCGCACCGGCATGGCCAATCAACTGATCACCGGGCTGGGCCTCTCGGCCGAGCCGCTGCGTCTGCTGTTCACCGAGACCGCCGTGTTCATCGGCCTGGTGCAATTGTTTTTGCCGCTGATGGTCTTGTCGCTGGTCAGTGCGCTGGAGAACCTGCCGGCCGATGTGGTGCCGGCGGCGCGGGTGCTGGGCGCCGGCTGGATGCCCGTGTTTTTCAGGGTCATTTTGCCGCTGACCAGGGAGGGCCTGGTGACCGGCGGCACGCTGGTGTTCACCGGGGCCATTACGGCCTACATCACGCCCGCCGTGCTGGGCGGCTCCAAGGTGCTGATGCTGGAAACCCTGTTGTACCAGCGCGTGTCCGTGTCCAACGATTTTGTCTCGGCCAGTGTGATCGCCGTCATCCTGATTGCCATGGGTGTGGCGGCGCACACCCTGCTCAAGCGCGCAGCGAAAGCGCGGGCACGATGA
- a CDS encoding ABC transporter substrate-binding protein — translation MRRVLVFKHSLERSAMSAFIRSGLGLAVAALVLAVQPAAAQERTLVVSAFGVSQDLMRKDLYAPFEARCKCKIVVNVGNSADRLAKLEARKGNPEVDVAVLADFAAMEAAQKDLIEPIDVSKLKNYSKLHEVAKNPIGNHMGVGYTYFATSIIYRSDKVKINSWADLTQPALKGRLALPNITTTQGPTMLLMMDKAFGGTTPNFATGINKVSEMKGGVVTFYERSAQLVQLFQQDEIYAAVAGRFNWPLIKKLNLPLAWATPKEGVTGGINVLVVTKGSKNKDLAYAFIDEWLSTEAQTRLAMDLVDSPANKEVKLPREVADVLTYGNDTVKALNLIPPTQVLLHRKAWVDGWNAKVAR, via the coding sequence ATGCGACGCGTGCTGGTGTTCAAGCATTCACTCGAAAGGTCGGCCATGTCTGCATTCATTCGTTCTGGTTTGGGTCTTGCTGTTGCGGCACTGGTATTGGCGGTGCAGCCGGCGGCGGCGCAGGAGCGCACCCTGGTGGTGTCCGCATTTGGGGTGAGCCAGGATCTGATGCGCAAAGACTTGTATGCACCGTTTGAGGCCAGGTGCAAGTGCAAGATCGTGGTGAATGTGGGCAACAGCGCCGACCGGCTGGCCAAGCTGGAGGCGCGCAAGGGCAACCCCGAGGTGGATGTGGCGGTGCTGGCCGACTTCGCAGCCATGGAAGCCGCCCAGAAAGACCTGATTGAACCGATTGATGTGTCCAAGCTCAAGAACTACAGCAAGCTGCATGAGGTGGCCAAGAACCCGATTGGCAACCACATGGGGGTGGGTTACACCTACTTTGCGACCAGCATCATCTACCGCAGCGACAAGGTCAAGATCAATTCGTGGGCCGACCTGACCCAACCCGCACTAAAAGGGCGACTTGCGCTGCCCAACATCACCACCACGCAAGGCCCGACCATGCTGCTGATGATGGACAAGGCCTTTGGCGGCACCACGCCCAACTTCGCCACCGGTATCAACAAGGTGTCGGAGATGAAGGGCGGCGTGGTTACCTTCTATGAGCGTTCGGCACAGCTGGTGCAGTTGTTCCAGCAGGATGAAATTTATGCGGCCGTCGCCGGCCGCTTCAACTGGCCGCTGATCAAGAAGCTCAATCTGCCACTGGCCTGGGCCACGCCCAAAGAAGGCGTGACCGGCGGCATCAACGTGCTGGTGGTGACCAAAGGTTCCAAAAACAAGGACCTGGCCTACGCCTTCATCGACGAATGGCTCTCCACCGAGGCGCAAACCCGGCTCGCCATGGACCTGGTCGACAGCCCGGCCAACAAGGAAGTGAAACTGCCGCGCGAAGTGGCCGATGTGCTCACCTATGGCAACGACACCGTGAAAGCACTCAACCTGATTCCGCCGACACAGGTGTTGTTGCACCGCAAGGCCTGGGTGGATGGCTGGAACGCCAAAGTGGCACGCTAA
- a CDS encoding LysR family transcriptional regulator, translating into MSKITPKNSAPLRQPTLRQLRAFQAVARHASFSRAASELALTQPALSAAIREMENQLDVVLFERSTHHVSLTAAGQALLPEVAWLINSYTHGVAALHQALAGQASQLRMAALPSAMHLLASPLADWQRHHPEVRLSIRDPLNDDLVAAVQTGEVDIGLGADFDLPPGMDTFTVAEDDLVAVLPRQHRLAQRGPRAALHWRELAGERLALFARGSTYDLAMATLRQLGIALDGADRLLYSESLYSLVRSGLAVGVISRLYTHGLPTGGLVVRALGSPAITRRIVLMARGPQQLRSPIVADCLAHLAHALRVGT; encoded by the coding sequence ATGAGCAAGATCACGCCCAAAAACAGTGCGCCGTTGCGCCAGCCCACGCTGCGCCAGTTGCGGGCTTTCCAGGCGGTGGCACGCCATGCCAGCTTCAGCCGGGCGGCCAGTGAGCTCGCGCTGACCCAACCGGCGCTGTCGGCGGCCATTCGCGAGATGGAAAACCAGCTCGATGTTGTGCTGTTCGAACGCAGCACCCATCATGTCAGCCTGACCGCAGCGGGTCAGGCCTTGCTGCCCGAGGTGGCGTGGCTCATCAACAGCTATACCCATGGCGTGGCGGCCTTGCACCAGGCGCTGGCCGGTCAGGCCAGCCAGTTGCGGATGGCGGCCCTGCCTTCGGCCATGCACCTGTTGGCATCACCGCTGGCTGACTGGCAGCGCCACCACCCGGAAGTGCGACTGAGCATCCGCGACCCGCTGAACGACGACCTGGTGGCTGCGGTGCAGACTGGGGAGGTCGACATCGGGCTGGGCGCCGACTTCGATCTGCCCCCCGGTATGGACACGTTCACCGTGGCAGAAGATGACCTGGTCGCGGTACTGCCGCGCCAGCACCGCCTGGCCCAGCGCGGGCCGCGGGCGGCGCTGCACTGGCGCGAGCTTGCGGGGGAGCGCCTGGCTCTGTTTGCCCGCGGCAGCACCTATGACCTGGCCATGGCAACCTTGCGCCAGCTCGGCATTGCGCTGGATGGGGCGGACCGGCTGCTCTACAGCGAATCGCTTTACAGCCTGGTCCGCAGTGGCCTGGCGGTGGGTGTGATCTCGCGCCTGTACACGCATGGTCTGCCGACCGGCGGGCTGGTCGTGCGAGCGCTCGGGTCACCGGCCATCACGCGACGCATCGTGCTGATGGCGCGTGGGCCGCAGCAGCTGCGCAGCCCCATCGTTGCCGATTGTCTGGCACATCTGGCCCATGCACTGCGGGTGGGAACTTGA